Part of the Methanothermobacter sp. MT-2 genome is shown below.
AACTTGTCAAGCTACTACTAGACAACAATGTAGATATAAGGACAATGCCATATATACATACAGTTGCAGCTGTTGCGGATAATAAAACAGGTCTAATAATCTCCACAGACCCCATATATGACAGCTTCGAAGTAGGCGTAATATACAATGATAAAAAATCTGTTAAAGAGATAGAAAAATTATTCGAGAAAGCTTGGAGCCTCTCTGAGGAGATATCCCTTGGAGGATGATGAATATGAAGCTTAGATGGTTCGGACATTCAGCATTTGAAATACTCACAGATGAAAACTCAAAGATACTCATAGATCCATTCATAAGCAACAATCCTTCCTGTAACATACCAGTGGAAGAGCTAGAAGCTGACCTGATCTTTGTAACACATGGACATGCAGACCACCTAGGAGATGCTATGGAGATAGCTAACCGGAGCGGGGCCCTGCTAGTGGGCACGCATGAAATCTCGGTTTTTTTCTCTAAACAGGGACTTGAAAGTGAGGGTATGAACATTGGAGGGTCCCTAAGGTTCGATGATATCAAAGTGACCATGGTGGATGCTAAACACTCCTCTGACATAGACTTCACAGATGAGATGACCTGTGGAGGCACCGCCTGCGGCTTCATATTCCAACTAGAAAATGGCAGGAAAATATACCATGCAGGAGACACCGGACTATTCACTGACATGAAAACAGTTATCGGGGAAATCTACAAGCCAGACATAGCACTCCTACCAATAGGAGACCGATACACCATGGGACCCGAGGACGCTCTGATAGCAGCCAAATGGATATCACCACAAAAAGTCATACCAATGCACTATAACACATTCCCAGTTATAGAACAAGACCCAAACATCTTCAAGGAAATCCTAGAAGAAGAAACATCCATAAAAGTCATAATACTAAATCCAGGTGAAACATACCAAGAATATTGAGTTGATAATAATGAATAGCTTTTTCAGAAGATTACTAGACAAGTTACTGCGAAGAAGGAAAAAAGTTAAAATAGGCCTCTATGGACATCCAAATTCGGGTAAAACCACACTAGCAAATGCAATCTGTGAAGACTGGATTGGAACACCCCTCGGAGTTATATCTGACATACCACATGAGACAAGATCCGTCTATAAACAAGAGGAGGTTGTCATAGAAAAGG
Proteins encoded:
- a CDS encoding hydrolase, whose product is MKLRWFGHSAFEILTDENSKILIDPFISNNPSCNIPVEELEADLIFVTHGHADHLGDAMEIANRSGALLVGTHEISVFFSKQGLESEGMNIGGSLRFDDIKVTMVDAKHSSDIDFTDEMTCGGTACGFIFQLENGRKIYHAGDTGLFTDMKTVIGEIYKPDIALLPIGDRYTMGPEDALIAAKWISPQKVIPMHYNTFPVIEQDPNIFKEILEEETSIKVIILNPGETYQEY